The Meleagris gallopavo isolate NT-WF06-2002-E0010 breed Aviagen turkey brand Nicholas breeding stock chromosome 10, Turkey_5.1, whole genome shotgun sequence genome contains a region encoding:
- the PRPF38A gene encoding pre-mRNA-splicing factor 38A, translating into MANRTVKDAHSIHGTNPQYLVEKIIRTRIYESKYWKEECFGLTAELVVDKAMELKYVGGVYGGNIKPTPFLCLTLKMLQIQPEKDIIVEFIKNEDFKYVRMLGALYMRLTGTAIDCYKYLEPLYNDYRKIKSQNRNGEFELMHVDEFIDELLHEERVCDIILPRLQKRYVLEEAEQLEPRVSALEEDMDDVESSEEEEEEDEKLERVPSPDHRRRGYRDLDKPRRSPAIRYRRSRSRSPRRRSRSPKRRSPSPRRERHRSKSPRRHRSRSRERRHRSRSKSPGHHRSHRHRSHSKSPERSKKSHKKSRRGNE; encoded by the exons ATGGCGAACCGCACGGTAAAGGACGCGCACAGCATCCACGGCACCAACCCGCAGTACCTCGTGGAGAAGATCATTCGCACCCGCATTTACGAGTCCAAGTATTGGAAAGAGGAATGCTTCGGTCTCACGG CCGAGCTGGTGGTGGACAAGGCCATGGAGCTGAAGTACGTGGGGGGCGTCTATGGCGGGAACATCAAGCCCACGCCTTTCTTGTGCTTGACGCTGAAGATGCTGCAGATCCAGCCCGAGAAGGACATCATTGTGGAGTTCATAAAAAATGAGGACTTCAA GTATGTCCGAATGCTTGGTGCATTGTACATGAGATTGACAGGCACAGCTATTGACTGCTACAAGTATCTTGAACCACTGTACAACGACTATcgaaaaataaaaagtcagaaCAGAAACGGGG aaTTTGAACTGATGCATGTGGATGAGTTTATCGATGAACTGCTCCATGAGGAACGTGTGTGCGATATAATTCTGCCTCGATTGCAG AAACGATATGTTCTGGAAGAAGCTGAGCAACTTGAACCTCGTGTTAGTGCTCTGGAAGAAGATATGGATGATGTAGAATCTAGcgaggaggaagaagaggaagatgaaaag CTGGAGCGAGTTCCGTCTCCTGATCACCGCAGAAGAGGCTACAGAGACCTTGACAAACCTCGCAGATCTCCAGCTATAAGATACAGGCGGAGCCGAAGCAGGTCTCCACGAAG GCGAAGCCGCTCTCCAAAGAGAAGAAG TCCATCACCACGCCGGGAGAGGCATCGCAGCAAAAGCCCAAGACGACACCGGAGCAGATCCAGGGAGAGACGCCACAGATCAAGATCTAAATCTCCAG ggCATCATCGTAGTCACAGACACAGAAGTCATTCCAAATCACCTGAAAG ATCTAAGAAAAGTCACAAGAAGAGTCGTCGGGGGAATGAATAA